The genomic region CTGCAATAGCTTTAGCTAGTAAAGTCTTACCTGTTCCTGGAGGACCTACCATTAATACACCTTTAGGAATTTTGCCTCCTAATTTTTGAAAACGATCTGGTTCTTTTAAATATTCAACAAGTTCCATAACTTCTTCTTTAGCTTCATCACATCCAGCAATATCAGAAAATGTAATTTTTATCTTATTTTCTGTTAAAATTTTAGCTTTACTTCTACCAAAAGACATAGCTCCTTTTCCGCCACCAATTTGCATTTGACGCATAAAAAATATCCAAACACCAATTAATAATAACATTGGAAACCAAGAAATAAAAACAGAAGTAACAAAACTAGGTTCTTCAGGAATTTCTCCTATAACTTTCACATTTTTAGTAATTAAATTATCTAATAATTTAGGATCATTAATCGGTATATAAGTTTTATAGGAAATATTATTTTTTTTAATAACACTAATTTCTCTACCATTAATATGTACTTCACGTATCTGATCTTGATTGACTTCTGATAAAAAAGTTGAATAATCAATTTTCAAAATATTAACTTCATTTGAATTAAAACTTTGAAATACAGACATAAATATAATAGCTATGACTAACCAGATAATTAGATTTTTGGCCATGTCACTCAAAGGAATAACCTCTCATAAAAACTAAATTAGAAATAAATAGCTCAGATTTAATTATTTTTTTTATTTTTAGCTAAAATAAAAATTTCACGAGAACGGCTACGTGAAGCATCTGGCTTATGAATTTTAACTTCAAAAAAAATCAGTTTTATCTTTTTAATAAGCGATTCAAATTCAGTACCATGAAATGATTTTATTAAAATAAAACCGTGTTTATCCAAAAATTTTATTGAAATTTGTAAAACTAACTCACACAAATTAGTAGATTTTAAAGAATCAATAATCAAGTTTCCACTGATATTAGGAGATATATCTGACATAATAAAATTTATTTTTTTACCTTTAATACTTTGATGAATCGATTTTAAAGTTGAATACTTTCTTAAATCTCCTTGAATAAACTTAACACCAAGGATAGGATTCATAGGTAAGATATCACATGCTATAATTTCACTTTTAGAACCTATTCTATTAATTGCATAGTTTGACCAACCTCCAGGAGCAGATCCTAAATCAATTATATTCATGTTTTTTTTAAATAAACTATATTTATAATCTATTTGTTGTAATTTAAACCATGATCTAGAACGTAAATTATTTTTTAATGATAATTTAACATATTTATCATTAAAGTGTTCTTTTAACCAATTACTAGAAGACTTAGATTTTTTTTTAGACATATAATTTTAGTGTTTATAGGTAAATTATTATAAATACAAATAGATGTTAATTTAAACTATATATATTGAATATTTAATATTTTATATTTTACATTACCTCCAGGTGTTTTAACTAAAGATACATCATTAATTTTTTTGCCTATGATTCCTCTAATTATAGGAGAATTTATAGAAATTAAATTTTTTTTAAAATCTGCTTCGTCATCTCCTACTATACAACAAGTAAATTGATCTTGATTATGTAAGTTTAGTAAAGTTACAGTAGAACCAAAAATTACTTTGCCTTTATTAGGTATTTTCTTTATATCTATAATTTGAGCATTAGAAAGTTTAAATTCAATTTCTTTAATTCTACCTTCACAAAAACTTTGTTCTTCCCTAGCAGCATGATATTCCGCATTTTCTTTTAAATCACCATGTTGTCTAGCTTCTTTTATAGCAGATATGATTAAAGGACGTTTTATATATTTTAATCTTTTCAATTCTTGACGAAGTTTTTCAGCGCCTATCAGAGTCATAGGAGTTTGATTAATCATTTTGACATACCTCTTATAATTTATAAATTAATTAATTTTAAAATTAAATAATAATTTGAATATTATATAAAATTAAATAATTAAAATAAAAATATTAATTTACAATTAATAATTTATAATATTATTTTATAATACTATAACCATAAAATTTAATAATCTCAAAAATAATAACTAATTTTTGTAATTATATAATATAGAAAAAACTAGTATTAAATATATATAAACTATTAAAAATTAGATATTTAGTTTAAATAACAACAAATACTTATTAAAATTAAAAATTTAAAACAACTAAAAGAAAAAATAAAAAATGAAAATAGAAAAAATAAAAGAAACTTTAATAAAAGAGTTAAAATTAACAAAAGTATATATAAAAGGAAATGAACATCACATAGAAATTATCGCGATTGGAGATTTTTTTTTGAGAAAGAGTGAAGTACAAAGACAACAACATGTATACAAACCTCTGATGAATTACATAACAAATAAGAAAATTCATGCTATAACAATCAAAGCATATACTATAAAAGAATGGCAATCAAAAAAATCAATAGAAATATATTAATATTAGAAAATAAAAATTATTAAATTATATAATATAATGATAAACAAAATAAATAAAATAATGATAAATGGTCCAACAAGACTAAATGGAGATGTAAACATTTCAGGATCAAAAAATGCATCACTGCCAATATTATTTGCTACTTTACTTACAAAAGAAAAAATAATATTAAATAATGTACCAAATATTAAAGATATTGAAATAACTATAAAACTATTAAAACATTTAGGTGTTAAGATTAAAATATATAAATCAACATATATAATTCAATCAAATAAAGTTAGAAAATATTCGATTCCGAACAATTTAGTTATCAGTACAAGAGCATCTATTTGGGCATTAGGAGCATTTTTAACCCGTTTTAAAAAAATTAAACTTGCATTTCCAGGAGGATGTAATATAGGACTTAGACCTATAGATATTCATATAGAAGGATTAAGAAAACTAGGAGCAATAATAAAAGTAAAAGATGGTTTTATTAAAGCATATGTAAAAAAAAAATTAAAAGGTGTCTGTATTATCATGAAAAAAATTAGCGTAGGAGCAACAATTAATATCATGAATGCAGCAATTTTAGCAGAAGGAACAACAATAATCAAAAATGCAGCAAAAGAACCTGAAATAATTGATACTGCTAATTTTCTTAATATGTTAGGAGCTAATATTGAAGGAGCAGGAAATTATAAAATCACTATAAAAGGAGTAAAAAGTTTAAAAGGAGGATCCTATAAAATACCTCCAGATAGAATAGAAACTGGAACATTTCTAGTAGCCGCTGCTATTTCTAAAGGAAAAATTACATGCCACAATACAAAAACAAATGTATTGGATTCAATATTAAGTAAACTAGAAGAATCAGGAGCAAAAATTAAAATTGGAATAAATTGGATAAGTCTTGATATGAAATATCAAAAACCTAAATCAGTAAATATAGTAACTGCTCCATACCCTGGTTTTCCAACAGATATGCAAGCACAGTTTACAATACTAAATATTACTTCACAAGGAAAAGGAACAATTAAAGAAACAATATTTGAAAATCGTTTCATGCATATTCCTGAAATAATTAAAATGGGAGCTAAAGTAAAAGTAAAAAAAAATAATATAATTTGTGATGGAGCGTCTAATTTATTATCTTCTGAAATTACAGCTAAAGATTTAAGATCTTCGGCTAGTCTAATACTAGCAGGATGCATAGCTCAAGGAAAAACTATAATAAATAATATATATCATATTCAGAGAGGTTATGAAAATATTTTATATAAATTAAAAATACTTGGAGCTAATATAAAAATTATTAAATAAATTAAATAAAAATCTATAAAACTTCAACTTAAAAAGGATAAAATACAATGTACGCAATTTTTTTAAGTGGCGGAAAACAATATAAAGTAATTGAAGGACAAGAAATAAAAATAGAGAAAGTAAAAGATAAAATAGGTAATTTTATACAATTTAAAAAAGTTTTAGTTATATCAAAGAAAAAAAATACACAAATTGGTAGCCCTTTTGTTAAAGGAGGTATAGTCGAAGCAAAAGTCAATGATCATATTAGAGATAAAAAAATTGTTATTATTAAATTTAAAAGAAGAAAACATTATAAAAAAAAACAAGGTCACCGTCAATGGTTAACAAAA from Buchnera aphidicola (Neophyllaphis podocarpi) harbors:
- a CDS encoding SAM-dependent methyltransferase, which encodes MSKKKSKSSSNWLKEHFNDKYVKLSLKNNLRSRSWFKLQQIDYKYSLFKKNMNIIDLGSAPGGWSNYAINRIGSKSEIIACDILPMNPILGVKFIQGDLRKYSTLKSIHQSIKGKKINFIMSDISPNISGNLIIDSLKSTNLCELVLQISIKFLDKHGFILIKSFHGTEFESLIKKIKLIFFEVKIHKPDASRSRSREIFILAKNKKNN
- the greA gene encoding transcription elongation factor GreA → MINQTPMTLIGAEKLRQELKRLKYIKRPLIISAIKEARQHGDLKENAEYHAAREEQSFCEGRIKEIEFKLSNAQIIDIKKIPNKGKVIFGSTVTLLNLHNQDQFTCCIVGDDEADFKKNLISINSPIIRGIIGKKINDVSLVKTPGGNVKYKILNIQYI
- a CDS encoding BolA/IbaG family iron-sulfur metabolism protein is translated as MKIEKIKETLIKELKLTKVYIKGNEHHIEIIAIGDFFLRKSEVQRQQHVYKPLMNYITNKKIHAITIKAYTIKEWQSKKSIEIY
- the murA gene encoding UDP-N-acetylglucosamine 1-carboxyvinyltransferase; its protein translation is MNKIMINGPTRLNGDVNISGSKNASLPILFATLLTKEKIILNNVPNIKDIEITIKLLKHLGVKIKIYKSTYIIQSNKVRKYSIPNNLVISTRASIWALGAFLTRFKKIKLAFPGGCNIGLRPIDIHIEGLRKLGAIIKVKDGFIKAYVKKKLKGVCIIMKKISVGATINIMNAAILAEGTTIIKNAAKEPEIIDTANFLNMLGANIEGAGNYKITIKGVKSLKGGSYKIPPDRIETGTFLVAAAISKGKITCHNTKTNVLDSILSKLEESGAKIKIGINWISLDMKYQKPKSVNIVTAPYPGFPTDMQAQFTILNITSQGKGTIKETIFENRFMHIPEIIKMGAKVKVKKNNIICDGASNLLSSEITAKDLRSSASLILAGCIAQGKTIINNIYHIQRGYENILYKLKILGANIKIIK
- the rplU gene encoding 50S ribosomal protein L21, which produces MYAIFLSGGKQYKVIEGQEIKIEKVKDKIGNFIQFKKVLVISKKKNTQIGSPFVKGGIVEAKVNDHIRDKKIVIIKFKRRKHYKKKQGHRQWLTKITITKISKNTKRLEETKNGS